In the Pontibacillus sp. HMF3514 genome, CGTGTTATGTGACTCTTCAATCATTAAGGGGGAATATCATGTTCATTGAGGTTCAATTATCACTCATCATTTTAAGTATCTATGTAGTATGTATGACGCTAACTGTGTTCACAACTTTGGTTGTATGGATTAAAACGAAACGAAACCATAAAGCTTATGGATTCCTAATGACGTTCTACGCTCTATTTTCAATAGGGGCTATCAACCTGTTTTCTGGTATGCATACTTATTCACATCATCCATTGGGCAACGTATTTAATATGATATTCACCTTCTTTATCTGGTCTCTTGCTTTTATTAGTTTTGTAATTAGTTTATGGTTCTTTATTAAACCACATCTTCTAAAGTATTCGGATAAATAGAAAACCTCCATCACATATGGCTCTCAATGTGATGGAGGTTTCTAATGCTCCCCTTCATTCAATTGTGCAAGCTTTTTACCCCTACTTTGGGTTTTAGTAAATGCATAAGAACGTGTAGCTGCACGATTATATATCAAATCAAACTTGCTTTTGGCAAGTCTGCGTTTGGCAATGGACTCATTTGGGTTGTTCAAAACCCCAAGATGTTGCTCTAATTGCCATTTCTCTTTACTTGATACCAATACTTTCATACAAAACCTCTTCCTTATTTGTTATATGATTTCTTCTCATGGGTAGCCGCTACTTCATTAGAAGAGCTTGTATGCTGTGTGCTATTACCATACTCCTCAATTCGATCTAGTTTCTCTTGATATTCAATCGTTGCGTTATCCAAAGATTGCTCTTGAAACTTTTGAATATAAGATAAACCAGCAAATCCCGCTAATAGTGACGTAACAATAATCGACAATGGATTTTCTGTCCCTGTTAACGAGACTGTACTTTTGGCAATCACCCCAGCTCCAGCACCAATTAATAAATCTCCAAGCACCCCTAACTCAAAAAGGATTGGATCTGTCTCTTTATTTTCTCCAAAACGAAATCCTAATAAAAACAACAAAAATAACACGGCAGCTTTCAGGGTCGTTAATCCCCACAATACCCCTTTCAGAACAGGGCCATGAGACGACAGATGAAGCTCTTTAAAACCATCAAAACGATAATCAATACTAATAATCGGCAACAAAATACATGCGTTACGTTTGTAATGCCCAATCAAAGCTCCTACCAAACTAACCAAAATCGCTACTTCGAACATGTCCCACAATTCGACTAATGAAATAATCTTCTCCATATCATCACCCTTCTCTATATCATATCTATAGAATATATGTATTATTTTGAATTTTCAATATATTTTACAGAAATTACTACAATTGGATTATGTCTTTCTGGAATTCATAGGAAAAAAGGTAGATATAAACCTGAAATTGCCTGTTTAGATATGAAGGGACTGGATCGAGGACCAATCATAACAAAAAACGCATGAGGTTTTCGCCCTCATGCGTTTTTTGTTATGCATTTGATGCTTCATCTATAATGGCTAAAATCATCTCAGCTGTTTTTTCTAACTCAGAAAGTGGCATGCGTTCGTTGGTTGTATGAATTTCCTCATAACCTACGCAAAGGTTAACAGTCGGAATACCATGTCCAGCGATGATATTAGCATCACTTCCGCCGCCACTTGTTAGAAGCTCACTAGAACGACCAATTTTTTCAGCTGCTTTTCTCGCTACTTCAACTACTTGCTCGCCCGCTTCATGTTTAAATCCTGGGTACATGACCTGAACGTCAATGTCTACACTTCCACCCATTTCTTCAGCTGTTTCTTTGAATGCTTTTCGCATCTTCTCTACTTGTTCTTCCATTTTTTCAGGAACTAGAGATCTTGCCTCAGCTAGGATTTCCACATGATCGCATACAATGTTTGTTTTTTGACCACCTTCAAAACGTCCAATATTTGCAGTCGTTTCATCATCTATGCGTCCTAATGGCATTTTCGAAATCGCTTTAGAAGCTAATGTAATAGCCGAGATACCTTTTTCAGGTGCAACACCAGCATGAGCTGTCTTGCCCTTAATAACTGCATTGATTCTTGCTTGTGTTGGTGCTGCTACTACAATATTCCCTACTAATCCATCACTATCAATAGCATAGCCGTATTTCGCTTTTAAGTGCTTCGGATCAAGCGCTTTTGCCCCTACTAGGCTGGACTCTTCACCGACTGTAATAATAAACTGAATATCACCGTGCTCAATGTTGTTCTCTTTTAGAGAACGAATCGCTTCTAAAATGCCAGCTACACCCGCTTTATCATCTGCGCCAAGGATGGTTGTCCCATCTGTCACGATATAACCATTTTCAATAGAAGGTTTAACACCTTTACCAGGTAGAACTGTATCCATATGGGATGTGAAGTAGATTGTATCTACTCCTTTTATTGTTCCTTTAAGATTACAAATTAAGTTCCCTGCGCCATGGCCGGTTTCTTCCTTTGTATCATCTTCCGTAACCTCAACACCAAGGTCCGTGAATTTTTTGGTAAGAACTTGGGCAATCTCTGCTTCATCCCCAGTTTCAGAATCGATTTGAACAAGTTCTAGAAATTCTTCGATTAGTCTATCTCGATTGATGCTTGGCATGTCTTTTCCTCCTTCATATGTAAAAACACATATT is a window encoding:
- a CDS encoding M20/M25/M40 family metallo-hydrolase, whose amino-acid sequence is MPSINRDRLIEEFLELVQIDSETGDEAEIAQVLTKKFTDLGVEVTEDDTKEETGHGAGNLICNLKGTIKGVDTIYFTSHMDTVLPGKGVKPSIENGYIVTDGTTILGADDKAGVAGILEAIRSLKENNIEHGDIQFIITVGEESSLVGAKALDPKHLKAKYGYAIDSDGLVGNIVVAAPTQARINAVIKGKTAHAGVAPEKGISAITLASKAISKMPLGRIDDETTANIGRFEGGQKTNIVCDHVEILAEARSLVPEKMEEQVEKMRKAFKETAEEMGGSVDIDVQVMYPGFKHEAGEQVVEVARKAAEKIGRSSELLTSGGGSDANIIAGHGIPTVNLCVGYEEIHTTNERMPLSELEKTAEMILAIIDEASNA